In Brassica napus cultivar Da-Ae chromosome C2, Da-Ae, whole genome shotgun sequence, the sequence CAAAAGAAGAGATTGATCTTCTTACCTCACAGTTCGCATTTCAAGTATGTGCTGGATGAAGGAGCCGCAGAACTGGCAAAAATCTGCGTACGTCATATGGTTCGGCACACCAAGAACGCAAACAAGAGGGTTCCTCCCAATCTAAACGACAATAACATCATTCCAGATTCAAATCGGAGATAAATCGATGCAATCATACGAAAGAATGAAGAAATCTTACAGGGAGAatcgaagaggaagaagaagacgacggcGAAACGGCATCGTCGGGAAATAGATGCATGACGCCGCGAGTCTCTCCGATCCTAGGGTTTCCAGAGGAAAAATGAACTGTCTGAGTCATATCGGAGAGCGACGATTCGCCGGAAACACTTGCCAGCGGTGGAACGACCGAATCCTCCCCGGCGATTAAGGTTGAAGTTGAGGGCATCATCACGCTACAACACTTGCCGCCTAAGAAAAGAGACGAGTTTCGTTTATTTACTACGGCGATCTCTCGCTCGCAAGCCttagtatatttattttccCTCTGACACGTCATCATCAACTCCAACCaggatatattttgtttttcgtcTCAACTCCACCAGGATGTTTATTTTACAGAAAAGCACGTCGAAAGTTTCAATGTGATCAAATACGTCCAATAACATTAACATCACACACATTGTGGCTGATGAAACTGAGACTCTCACTTATTGTtggaaaatgataaaaaaaaaggttctcTTCAAAGTTATACAGATGATTAAACAGAAGCTTGAACGTGGGAATCCACTGACTTCAGAACTTCCTCTCCCATCTCCTTGCAGCCCACAAGTTTCTGATTCCAAAAAGACGAAAAACATAAGTATTGATTACTATTGCCTGCTTGTAAGCTTTACAAACACCAACTCTGATGAATGTtcaaaacaaaaggaaacatTGTGATAAAGATTAGTTCGAGAAAATTACAGTTCCTGCGGAGTAGATGTCTCCTGTTCTGAATCCTTTGTTCAGAGCACCCAACACAGCGTCTTCGATTCTCTTAGCTGCCTTCTCCTCTCCGAGTCCGTATTTCAGAAGCATTGCAGCGCTGAGGATGGTTGCCAACGGGTTTGCTTTATCCTGAAAAATTCAAAGAATCTGCATAAGTTTAGCTCTTCATTTTTGGCATATATAGTAGTAGTTCTGATACTGGGGAAGAACAGAAATAGAGTTAGGAGGACCTGTCCAGCAATATCAGGTGCAGAACCATGTATAGGTTCAAAGAGTCCAGGTCCCTGTAATAAGTAGAGCAGAGTTTTTTGTTGTTCAGAAGTGATCATACTGATGCACGCTCAAAGATGAGATCATTTCATTTCATACCGAATCACTGAGACTAGCAGAGGGAAGCATGCCGATGCTTCCTGTGATCATCGACGCTTCATCGGATAATATATCACCAAAAATGTTGTTTGTAACAATGGTGTCAAACTGCAATTAAGAAAAGACCAAACCATTGTAAGAATTTATAAAGTTCCCACATCAAGACGCTGACTAATATAAGTACCTGTTTAGGGTCACGAACAAGCTGCATGGCAGCATTGTCAACATACATATGTGACAGTTCAACATCCGGATATTCAGCAGCTAGTGCTGTTACTCGTCTCCTCCATAAAATCGAGGCCTGCATAACAGAAAATTGCATTAAACTATGTGTTACATAGGAAACGAGAGGAATttcgaggaaaaaaaaagttactatAAACCATACATCTAAGACATTAGCTTTGTCAACAGAACACAGCTTGCCACGCCGTTTCCGAGCAGTCTCGAAGGCAACACGAGCAATTCTATCAATCTGAGGAACATAAAAAGAAATGCTTTATTACATCTGTTCATACTACTTAGCAAAGAGATAAGGAGGATTTTCAATCGAGTACCTCGTGAGCAGCATAGACCTCAGTATTATACCCAACTTCCTCACCATTTTCATTAGTCTTAATGCCCCTTGGCACTCCAAAGTAAATACCTGTTCATCACACACTGTAAAGATATTGCACCACTAGTGAACGAGAAAGACAAGAAATTTAATATCAGTCTCAATCAAGTTACCTCCTGTAAGCTCCCTAACAACCATCAGATCAACACCTTCTGCAACCTCTCTCTTCAAGGTCGAAGCATCCAC encodes:
- the LOC106398379 gene encoding 3-isopropylmalate dehydrogenase, chloroplastic (The RefSeq protein has 1 substitution compared to this genomic sequence), with the translated sequence MAAALQTNIRPVKFPATLRALTKQSSPAPFRVRCAAASPGKKRYNITLLPGDGIGPEVISIAKNVLQQAGSLEGLEFSFQEMPVGGAALDLVGVPLPEETVSAAKESDAVLLGAIGGYKWDKNEKHLKPETGLLQLRAGLKVFANLRPATVLPQLVDASTLKREVAEGVDLMVVRELTGGIYFGVPRGIKTNENGEEVGYNTEVYAAHEIDRIARVAFETARKRRGKLCSVDKANVLDASILWRRRVTALAAEYPDVELSHMYVDNAAMQLVRDPKQFDTIVTNNIFGDILSDEASMITGSIGMLPSASLSDSGPGLFEPIHGSAPDIAGQDKANPLATILSAAMLLKYGLGEEKAAKRIEDAVLGALNKGFRTGDIYSAGTKLVGCKEMGEEVLKSVDSHVQASV
- the LOC106398379 gene encoding 3-isopropylmalate dehydrogenase, chloroplastic isoform X1, with the protein product MAAALQTNIRPVKFPAKLRALTKQSSPAPFRVRCAAASPGKKRYNITLLPGDGIGPEVISIAKNVLQQAGSLEGLEFSFQEMPVGGAALDLVGVPLPEETVSAAKESDAVLLGAIGGYARWLSTLLLVLCLQCWRGFRYKWDKNEKHLKPETGLLQLRAGLKVFANLRPATVLPQLVDASTLKREVAEGVDLMVVRELTGGIYFGVPRGIKTNENGEEVGYNTEVYAAHEIDRIARVAFETARKRRGKLCSVDKANVLDASILWRRRVTALAAEYPDVELSHMYVDNAAMQLVRDPKQFDTIVTNNIFGDILSDEASMITGSIGMLPSASLSDSGPGLFEPIHGSAPDIAGQDKANPLATILSAAMLLKYGLGEEKAAKRIEDAVLGALNKGFRTGDIYSAGTKLVGCKEMGEEVLKSVDSHVQASV